Proteins from a genomic interval of Zingiber officinale cultivar Zhangliang chromosome 1B, Zo_v1.1, whole genome shotgun sequence:
- the LOC121975695 gene encoding phytochrome C-like isoform X1: MSSKSNKASGSRSSSVRSKHSARVVAQTTLDAKLHADFEESGQPFDYSTSTSAANRSSAGDNSGLPSSSVSAYLQTMQRGKFIQPFGCLLAIEDQGFTLIAYSENTPEMLDLAPHAVPSMEQRETLTIGTDVRSLFRSPSAVALQKAASFGEVNLLNPILVHCRSSGKPFYAIMHRIDVGLVIDLEPVNPNDVPVTAAGALKSYKLAAKAISRLQSLPSGNISLLCDVLVREVSDLTGYDRVMAYKFHEDEHGEVIAECRRSDLEPYLGLHYPATDIPQASRFLFMKNKVRMICDCSASGVKVIQDKKLIQPLSLCGSTLRAPHGCHAQYMANMGSIASLVMSVTISEDEDEAGGVQKGRKLWGLVVCHHTSPRFVPFPLRYACEFLMQVFGVQLNKEVELAAQAKEKHILQTQTLLCDMLLRDAPVGIFTQSPNVMDLVKCDGAALCYRNQVCVLGTTPTETQIRDIAAWLVECHDGSTGLSTDSLIEAGYQGGAELGEAVCGMAAIKITSRDFIFWFRSHTAKEIKWGGAKHEPVDKDDEDRRMHPRTSFKAFLEVVKKRSLPWEDVEMDAIHSLQLILRGSLQGETVGDDSKKIVSTAVDDAKIQWVDELRTVTNEMVRLIETASVPIWAVDAWGNINGWNSKVTDLTGLSVAEAIGMPLINLVEDDSIEVVRNVLRFALQGKEEKNIEIKLKSFKQQDSSNPIILVVNSCCSRDVKDDIVGVCFVAQDVTEQKLIMDKYTRIQGDYVAIVRNPSGLIPPIFMIDESGCCCEWNSAMEKVSGIKREDAFDKMLVGELFCLHGFGCRVKDHDTLTKLRIVLNRLIAGEDADKFIFGFFDINGKYIEALLSANKRRNSEGKITGALCFLHVTSPELQHALHVQKMSEQAAVNSLKELAYIRQEIRNSLNGITFTHNLMEATDLTVEQKQLLRRKGLCQEQLAKIVDDMDLESIEQCYMEPNSVEFNLGEALDAVVNQGMTLSKDRQVALVQDWPAEVTSMYLYGDNLRLQQVLADFLSSALQFAPQAEGSIILQVIPRKERIGTGVHVVHLEFRIIHPAPGIPETLVQEMFHHNQGISREGLGLYISQKLVKIMNGNIQYLREAERSCFIIFIEFPLVHQHHKGSGTQVSSMSKKRSQLA; the protein is encoded by the exons ATGTCGTCCAAGTCGAATAAAGCGAGCGGCTCCCGGAGCAGCTCTGTGCGCTCGAAGCACAGTGCCCGCGTGGTTGCTCAGACAACCTTGGACGCCAAGCTCCATGCCGACTTCGAGGAGTCCGGGCAGCCATTCGACTACTCTACTTCTACTAGCGCCGCCAACCGGTCGAGCGCCGGAGACAATAGCGGCCTACCCTCCTCCTCAGTCTCCGCCTACCTCCAGACGATGCAGCGTGGCAAGTTCATCCAGCCTTTTGGCTGCCTTCTCGCCATCGAGGACCAGGGCTTCACCTTGATCGCTTACAGCGAGAACACGCCGGAGATGCTCGACTTAGCGCCTCACGCTGTCCCCAGCATGGAGCAGCGAGAAACCTTGACAATTGGTACGGATGTCCGAAGTCTTTTTCGATCTCCAAGCGCGGTGGCACTGCAAAAAGCTGCTAGTTTCGGAGAAGTTAATCTCCTTAACCCAATACTTGTGCATTGCAGAAGCTCGGGTAAGCCCTTCTATGCAATCATGCACCGAATTGATGTGGGATTGGTCATAGATCTAGAGCCTGTTAACCCTAATGATGTGCCGGTTACTGCGGCTGGAGCTCTCAAGTCTTACAAATTAGCTGCCAAAGCCATCTCAAGGTTGCAGTCTTTGCCTAGCGGAAATATCTCTCTCCTGTGTGATGTTTTGGTTAGGGAAGTGAGTGACCTTACAGGCTACGACAGAGTTATGGCGTACAAGTTTCATGAAGATGAGCATGGCGAAGTGATTGCTGAGTGTAGGAGATCAGATTTGGAGCCATATCTTGGCTTGCATTACCCTGCTACAGATATCCCGCAGGCTTCGCGGTTTCTCTTCATGAAGAACAAAGTTAGAATGATCTGTGACTGCTCTGCTTCAGGGGTTAAAGTCATCCAGGATAAAAAACTAATTCAGCCTCTGAGCCTTTGCGGATCCACCTTAAGAGCCCCTCATGGTTGCCATGCTCAATACATGGCAAACATGGGTTCAATCGCTTCTCTCGTTATGTCGGTGACCATCagtgaggatgaagatgaagctgGTGGTGTTCAGAAGGGGAGGAAGCTCTGGGGGTTGGTTGTTTGCCATCACACCAGTCCAAGGTTTGTGCCTTTCCCGCTTAGATATGCCTGTGAATTTCTTATGCAAGTATTTGGGGTTCAGCTGAACAAGGAGGTTGAGCTGGCAGCTCAAGCAAAGGAGAAGCATATCCTCCAAACACAAACACTTCTTTGTGATATGCTTCTCCGAGATGCACCAGTTGGTATCTTCACACAATCACCAAATGTTATGGATCTTGTTAAGTGCGATGGAGCAGCTCTGTGTTACCGGAACCAGGTTTGTGTGCTTGGAACAACACCTACTGAGACACAGATAAGGGATATTGCAGCATGGCTTGTGGAGTGCCATGATGGTTCCACTGGCTTAAGCACGGACAGCCTGATAGAAGCAGGCTATCAAGGAGGTGCTGAACTAGGGGAAGCAGTCTGTGGCATGGCTGCGATTAAGATTACTTccagggattttattttttggtttCGTTCACACACGGCGAAAGAGATCAAGTGGGGTGGTGCTAAACATGAACCTGTTGATAAAGATGATGAGGATCGCAGAATGCATCCACGCACTTCATTTAAGGCCTTTTTAGAGGTTGTGAAGAAGAGGAGTCTTCCTTGGGAAGATGTCGAAATGGATGCCATCCACTCATTGCAGCTCATTTTGCGTGGTTCTCTGCAAGGTGAGACTGTTGGTGATGATTCAAAGAAGATTGTCAGTACAGCAGTGGATGATGCAAAGATCCAATGGGTGGATGAACTGCGTACTGTCACAAATGAGATGGTTCGGCTTATTGAAACAGCTAGTGTGCCAATTTGGGCTGTTGATGCATGGGGCAACATAAATGGCTGGAATAGCAAAGTAACAGATTTGACTGGGTTATCTGTGGCAGAAGCTATTGGGATGCCTCTGATCAATCTTGTGGAGGATGATTCAATAGAGGTGGTAAGAAATGTGCTACGTTTTGCCTTGCAAG gaaaagaagagaaaaatatTGAGATTAAGCTGAAGTCATTCAAACAACAGGATAGTAGTAACCCAATAATCTTAGTTGTCAATTCTTGCTGTAGTCGAGATGTGAAGGATGATATTGTCGGTGTTTGCTTCGTTGCACAAGATGTGACAGAGCAGAAACTGATCATGGATAAATACACTCGCATTCAAGGTGATTATGTTGCAATCGTGCGAAATCCCAGTGGGCTGATCCCTCCTATCTTCATGATCGATGAGTCAGGCTGTTGTTGTGAATGGAATTCAGCCATGGAAAAGGTGTCAGGTATAAAGAGGGAAGATGCATTTGACAAGATGCTTGTTGGCGAGTTATTTTGCCTTCATGGTTTTGGCTGTCGAGTCAAGGACCATGATACATTAACAAAGCTAAGGATTGTGTTGAACAGACTAATTGCAGGTGAAGATGCTGACAAATTCATATTTGGATTTTTTGATATTAATGGCAAATACATAGAAGCATTACTCTCTGCAAACAAGAGAAGGAATTCTGAGGGAAAAATCACTGGAGCATTGTGCTTTCTGCATGTCACCAGTCCAGAGCTCCAACATGCTTTGCATGTGCAGAAAATGTCTGAACAAGCTGCAGTTAACAGTCTCAAGGAACTAGCTTACATCCGTCAAGAAATAAGAAATTCTCTAAATGGGATCACATTTACACACAACTTGATGGAGGCAACTGACTTGACTGTGGAACAGAAGCAACTGCTTAGGAGAAAGGGTCTCTGTCAAGAGCAGTTGGCAAAGATCGTAGATGACATGGATTTAGAAAGCATAGAACAATG TTATATGGAGCCGAACTCAGTCGAATTTAACCTTGGTGAAGCTCTGGATGCAGTAGTAAACCAAGGAATGACACTAAGCAAAGACCGTCAGGTGGCGCTTGTTCAAGATTGGCCTGCAGAAGTAACATCTATGTACTTGTATGGGGATAATTTGAGACTGCAGCAGGTTCTAGCAGACTTCTTGTCAAGTGCACTTCAGTTTGCACCTCAGGCGGAAGGATCCATCATACTCCAAGTCATTCCAAGAAAGGAGCGTATAGGTACTGGAGTGCATGTTGTCCATCTTGAATTCAG AATCATCCACCCTGCACCTGGAATTCCTGAGACTTTAGTGCAGGAGATGTTTCATCACAACCAAGGCATCTCACGAGAAGGCCTTGGTCTTTACATCAGCCAAAAGCTTGTAAAGATCATGAATGGCAATATACAATATCTTAGAGAAGCAGAGAGATCATGTTTTATCATCTTCATCGAATTCCCATTGGTTCACCAGCACCACAAAG GATCAGGCACCCAAGTTTCATCAATGAGCAAGAAGAGAAGTCAATtagcataa
- the LOC121975695 gene encoding phytochrome C-like isoform X2: MHRIDVGLVIDLEPVNPNDVPVTAAGALKSYKLAAKAISRLQSLPSGNISLLCDVLVREVSDLTGYDRVMAYKFHEDEHGEVIAECRRSDLEPYLGLHYPATDIPQASRFLFMKNKVRMICDCSASGVKVIQDKKLIQPLSLCGSTLRAPHGCHAQYMANMGSIASLVMSVTISEDEDEAGGVQKGRKLWGLVVCHHTSPRFVPFPLRYACEFLMQVFGVQLNKEVELAAQAKEKHILQTQTLLCDMLLRDAPVGIFTQSPNVMDLVKCDGAALCYRNQVCVLGTTPTETQIRDIAAWLVECHDGSTGLSTDSLIEAGYQGGAELGEAVCGMAAIKITSRDFIFWFRSHTAKEIKWGGAKHEPVDKDDEDRRMHPRTSFKAFLEVVKKRSLPWEDVEMDAIHSLQLILRGSLQGETVGDDSKKIVSTAVDDAKIQWVDELRTVTNEMVRLIETASVPIWAVDAWGNINGWNSKVTDLTGLSVAEAIGMPLINLVEDDSIEVVRNVLRFALQGKEEKNIEIKLKSFKQQDSSNPIILVVNSCCSRDVKDDIVGVCFVAQDVTEQKLIMDKYTRIQGDYVAIVRNPSGLIPPIFMIDESGCCCEWNSAMEKVSGIKREDAFDKMLVGELFCLHGFGCRVKDHDTLTKLRIVLNRLIAGEDADKFIFGFFDINGKYIEALLSANKRRNSEGKITGALCFLHVTSPELQHALHVQKMSEQAAVNSLKELAYIRQEIRNSLNGITFTHNLMEATDLTVEQKQLLRRKGLCQEQLAKIVDDMDLESIEQCYMEPNSVEFNLGEALDAVVNQGMTLSKDRQVALVQDWPAEVTSMYLYGDNLRLQQVLADFLSSALQFAPQAEGSIILQVIPRKERIGTGVHVVHLEFRIIHPAPGIPETLVQEMFHHNQGISREGLGLYISQKLVKIMNGNIQYLREAERSCFIIFIEFPLVHQHHKGSGTQVSSMSKKRSQLA, translated from the exons ATGCACCGAATTGATGTGGGATTGGTCATAGATCTAGAGCCTGTTAACCCTAATGATGTGCCGGTTACTGCGGCTGGAGCTCTCAAGTCTTACAAATTAGCTGCCAAAGCCATCTCAAGGTTGCAGTCTTTGCCTAGCGGAAATATCTCTCTCCTGTGTGATGTTTTGGTTAGGGAAGTGAGTGACCTTACAGGCTACGACAGAGTTATGGCGTACAAGTTTCATGAAGATGAGCATGGCGAAGTGATTGCTGAGTGTAGGAGATCAGATTTGGAGCCATATCTTGGCTTGCATTACCCTGCTACAGATATCCCGCAGGCTTCGCGGTTTCTCTTCATGAAGAACAAAGTTAGAATGATCTGTGACTGCTCTGCTTCAGGGGTTAAAGTCATCCAGGATAAAAAACTAATTCAGCCTCTGAGCCTTTGCGGATCCACCTTAAGAGCCCCTCATGGTTGCCATGCTCAATACATGGCAAACATGGGTTCAATCGCTTCTCTCGTTATGTCGGTGACCATCagtgaggatgaagatgaagctgGTGGTGTTCAGAAGGGGAGGAAGCTCTGGGGGTTGGTTGTTTGCCATCACACCAGTCCAAGGTTTGTGCCTTTCCCGCTTAGATATGCCTGTGAATTTCTTATGCAAGTATTTGGGGTTCAGCTGAACAAGGAGGTTGAGCTGGCAGCTCAAGCAAAGGAGAAGCATATCCTCCAAACACAAACACTTCTTTGTGATATGCTTCTCCGAGATGCACCAGTTGGTATCTTCACACAATCACCAAATGTTATGGATCTTGTTAAGTGCGATGGAGCAGCTCTGTGTTACCGGAACCAGGTTTGTGTGCTTGGAACAACACCTACTGAGACACAGATAAGGGATATTGCAGCATGGCTTGTGGAGTGCCATGATGGTTCCACTGGCTTAAGCACGGACAGCCTGATAGAAGCAGGCTATCAAGGAGGTGCTGAACTAGGGGAAGCAGTCTGTGGCATGGCTGCGATTAAGATTACTTccagggattttattttttggtttCGTTCACACACGGCGAAAGAGATCAAGTGGGGTGGTGCTAAACATGAACCTGTTGATAAAGATGATGAGGATCGCAGAATGCATCCACGCACTTCATTTAAGGCCTTTTTAGAGGTTGTGAAGAAGAGGAGTCTTCCTTGGGAAGATGTCGAAATGGATGCCATCCACTCATTGCAGCTCATTTTGCGTGGTTCTCTGCAAGGTGAGACTGTTGGTGATGATTCAAAGAAGATTGTCAGTACAGCAGTGGATGATGCAAAGATCCAATGGGTGGATGAACTGCGTACTGTCACAAATGAGATGGTTCGGCTTATTGAAACAGCTAGTGTGCCAATTTGGGCTGTTGATGCATGGGGCAACATAAATGGCTGGAATAGCAAAGTAACAGATTTGACTGGGTTATCTGTGGCAGAAGCTATTGGGATGCCTCTGATCAATCTTGTGGAGGATGATTCAATAGAGGTGGTAAGAAATGTGCTACGTTTTGCCTTGCAAG gaaaagaagagaaaaatatTGAGATTAAGCTGAAGTCATTCAAACAACAGGATAGTAGTAACCCAATAATCTTAGTTGTCAATTCTTGCTGTAGTCGAGATGTGAAGGATGATATTGTCGGTGTTTGCTTCGTTGCACAAGATGTGACAGAGCAGAAACTGATCATGGATAAATACACTCGCATTCAAGGTGATTATGTTGCAATCGTGCGAAATCCCAGTGGGCTGATCCCTCCTATCTTCATGATCGATGAGTCAGGCTGTTGTTGTGAATGGAATTCAGCCATGGAAAAGGTGTCAGGTATAAAGAGGGAAGATGCATTTGACAAGATGCTTGTTGGCGAGTTATTTTGCCTTCATGGTTTTGGCTGTCGAGTCAAGGACCATGATACATTAACAAAGCTAAGGATTGTGTTGAACAGACTAATTGCAGGTGAAGATGCTGACAAATTCATATTTGGATTTTTTGATATTAATGGCAAATACATAGAAGCATTACTCTCTGCAAACAAGAGAAGGAATTCTGAGGGAAAAATCACTGGAGCATTGTGCTTTCTGCATGTCACCAGTCCAGAGCTCCAACATGCTTTGCATGTGCAGAAAATGTCTGAACAAGCTGCAGTTAACAGTCTCAAGGAACTAGCTTACATCCGTCAAGAAATAAGAAATTCTCTAAATGGGATCACATTTACACACAACTTGATGGAGGCAACTGACTTGACTGTGGAACAGAAGCAACTGCTTAGGAGAAAGGGTCTCTGTCAAGAGCAGTTGGCAAAGATCGTAGATGACATGGATTTAGAAAGCATAGAACAATG TTATATGGAGCCGAACTCAGTCGAATTTAACCTTGGTGAAGCTCTGGATGCAGTAGTAAACCAAGGAATGACACTAAGCAAAGACCGTCAGGTGGCGCTTGTTCAAGATTGGCCTGCAGAAGTAACATCTATGTACTTGTATGGGGATAATTTGAGACTGCAGCAGGTTCTAGCAGACTTCTTGTCAAGTGCACTTCAGTTTGCACCTCAGGCGGAAGGATCCATCATACTCCAAGTCATTCCAAGAAAGGAGCGTATAGGTACTGGAGTGCATGTTGTCCATCTTGAATTCAG AATCATCCACCCTGCACCTGGAATTCCTGAGACTTTAGTGCAGGAGATGTTTCATCACAACCAAGGCATCTCACGAGAAGGCCTTGGTCTTTACATCAGCCAAAAGCTTGTAAAGATCATGAATGGCAATATACAATATCTTAGAGAAGCAGAGAGATCATGTTTTATCATCTTCATCGAATTCCCATTGGTTCACCAGCACCACAAAG GATCAGGCACCCAAGTTTCATCAATGAGCAAGAAGAGAAGTCAATtagcataa